One stretch of Daphnia pulicaria isolate SC F1-1A chromosome 8, SC_F0-13Bv2, whole genome shotgun sequence DNA includes these proteins:
- the LOC124311893 gene encoding uncharacterized protein LOC124311893: MAAAFRELLSLYLLPEDKIAKRFQQIEAAANGLMLRFCNYIDTTYIKSTVWPPQNWSMFNQHERTNNNVEGTHNNLKAVAGPSSISLVTFILKMKDEAEKIPMTAKLLSQEQALRRLNKNAESKQHHLTELWASYSRADNPISSKELLEALGNLTHKFSRAQLRELRNANGLDESD; the protein is encoded by the exons ATGGCAGCTGCATTCCG GGAATTACTGAGTCTCTACCTGCTGCCAGAGGATAAAATCGCCAAAAGATTTCAACAGATCGAAGCGGCAGCAAATGGTCTCATGCTGAGATTTTGCAACTATATCGACACCACATACATAAAAAGCACCGTTTGGCCACCACAAAATTGGAGCATGTTCAATCAGCATGAACGTACCAACAACAACGTCGAGGGGACTCACAACAACCTGAAAGCTGTTGCTG gGCCTTCATCTATCAGTCTCGTCACTTTCATTCTCAAGATGAAAGACGAGGCTGAGAAAATACCAATGACGGCCAAGCTCCTTTCCCAAGAACAGGCCCTGAGACGGTTGAACAAAAACGCAGAGTCGAAGCAGCACCACCTGACGGAACTGTGGGCTTCCTATAGCCGGGCCGATAATCCCATTTCATCTAAAGAACTGTTGGAGGCGCTTGGAAATCTCACGCATAAGTTCTCCAGGGCCCAACTAAGAGAACTCCGGAATGCCAATGGTCTTGACGAGTCTGATTAa